One Alkaliphilus sp. B6464 genomic window carries:
- the deoC gene encoding deoxyribose-phosphate aldolase encodes MNIAKYIDHTLLKPETKKDEIKKICEEAREHGFFSVCVNGVNVAFAYEQLKGTDVKVAAVVGFPLGAMTSEAKAFETKDVIDNGAKEIDMVINIGALKEGKEEEVLNDIKAVVDAASGRAIVKVIIENCLLTNEEKILACKLAKKAGADFVKTSTGFSTGGATVEDVQLMRETVGPEMGVKASGGVRDLKTALAMIEAGATRIGASASVSIVKDENSSVEGY; translated from the coding sequence ATGAATATAGCAAAATATATAGATCATACACTATTAAAACCTGAAACAAAGAAAGACGAAATTAAAAAGATATGTGAGGAAGCAAGGGAACATGGATTTTTTTCTGTTTGTGTTAATGGAGTAAATGTTGCTTTTGCCTATGAACAATTAAAGGGAACCGATGTTAAAGTAGCTGCTGTAGTAGGATTTCCTTTAGGAGCTATGACCTCAGAGGCTAAAGCATTTGAAACTAAAGATGTTATTGATAATGGTGCTAAAGAAATAGATATGGTAATCAACATCGGAGCACTTAAAGAAGGTAAGGAAGAAGAGGTTTTAAATGATATTAAAGCTGTAGTCGATGCTGCAAGTGGTAGAGCTATAGTTAAAGTAATTATTGAGAATTGTTTGTTAACTAATGAAGAAAAAATATTAGCTTGTAAACTAGCCAAAAAAGCTGGAGCGGACTTTGTTAAAACCTCCACAGGTTTTAGTACAGGTGGTGCAACAGTAGAAGATGTACAGCTTATGCGAGAAACAGTAGGTCCTGAAATGGGAGTAAAGGCTTCTGGTGGAGTAAGGGATTTAAAAACTGCTCTAGCAATGATAGAAGCAGGAGCTACACGCATTGGTGCAAGTGCATCTGTAAGTATAGTAAAAGATGAAAATAGTAGTGTAGAAGGTTATTAG
- a CDS encoding flavodoxin family protein yields the protein MKALVILGSPRIKMNTDILLSEVIKGLKSQGVEVEKIELGGLKFEPCISCNSCGKTGHCYKKDDMTGIYDKFNHADIIVIGSPMYFNSVTAIMKAMIDRCQSFWSSKYVLNKSSIDKNKRRKGMFVCVGGAKQPEEGFIGATVVMDLFFKAINTEYSYNMLVDNTDEVFVGDSKELLQTAYEMGAKLAQD from the coding sequence ATGAAAGCTTTAGTTATTTTAGGTAGTCCAAGAATTAAAATGAACACAGACATTTTATTAAGTGAAGTAATTAAAGGTCTAAAATCACAAGGAGTGGAAGTAGAGAAAATAGAATTAGGGGGTTTAAAATTTGAACCTTGTATATCTTGTAATTCTTGTGGTAAAACTGGACATTGCTATAAAAAGGATGATATGACAGGCATTTACGATAAGTTTAATCATGCTGACATTATAGTTATTGGATCACCTATGTATTTTAACTCTGTAACAGCTATAATGAAGGCTATGATTGACAGATGCCAATCCTTTTGGTCTAGTAAATATGTATTAAATAAATCCTCAATAGATAAAAATAAAAGAAGAAAAGGCATGTTTGTATGTGTAGGAGGAGCAAAACAGCCAGAAGAAGGGTTTATTGGAGCTACAGTAGTTATGGATCTATTTTTTAAAGCAATTAATACTGAATACTCATATAATATGCTTGTGGATAATACAGATGAAGTTTTTGTAGGTGACTCTAAAGAACTTCTTCAAACAGCATATGAAATGGGAGCTAAGCTTGCACAAGATTAA
- a CDS encoding DUF2207 domain-containing protein, which yields MFEIKRSFRIIALLLLTLTTVISSTIMSSGEESLGITQWLVESNILENGDLSIVEDITFKFSGKYNGVFREIVLENTSGIEGIRVVENSKDKVLEYKKVEDAKKGDSNVFLAKEKNNSVILQIFSPSKNEEKTFRIIYTIKNIGKKYNDIGELYYKFLGTENDTPIDFFSVNIKLPEKDVNHKVKIFAHGPLNGEINKISDNTINLQVEDVPKDTFIEGRILFPREFIFASQNIVDKDAYSNIMNEEARLQEEIEENRIKREARGALFAKIAAIVSAIEVVIFTLLAIKTRRLTDIQQERKYLDVPEDCTPAIATYITSNTISGNTIIATILDLYRKGYVRIEDGDEFKKKQDVLKDFTITKVREEDDKLMSHERYFIGWLINDMGDGQTVTTKDIENYSKTNGSIFTKHYLEWQRRIKKDVITKGYFDNSTKKFGLPLVLLFPISLIISIVTLVYESAFGFVLLGTSVLILIQGIVLLSRKSDYGYEQYRKWLEFKKYMKKLKKDDSTDDLAKYPKDISLIYGLALGIDNDILNKFNIETNYGESTFPYGYGWMYWYFILNNDKSNVFNKSINNSFSSVTPPVGGGGGFTGGGGGGAGGGGAGGF from the coding sequence GTGTTTGAAATTAAAAGATCATTTAGAATTATAGCCTTATTACTTCTTACTTTAACAACGGTTATAAGCTCTACTATAATGTCAAGCGGAGAAGAGTCATTAGGTATTACCCAATGGCTGGTAGAATCCAATATTTTAGAAAATGGGGACCTTTCAATAGTAGAAGATATAACATTTAAGTTTAGTGGAAAATATAATGGTGTATTTAGAGAAATAGTTTTAGAAAACACCTCAGGTATTGAGGGGATACGTGTAGTAGAAAACAGTAAAGACAAAGTTTTAGAGTACAAAAAAGTAGAAGATGCCAAAAAAGGAGATAGTAATGTTTTCTTAGCCAAAGAGAAAAACAATAGTGTAATATTACAAATATTTTCTCCATCTAAAAATGAAGAAAAGACATTTAGAATAATCTATACAATAAAAAATATTGGAAAAAAGTACAATGATATAGGTGAGCTTTATTATAAATTTTTAGGAACAGAAAATGATACTCCTATAGATTTTTTCTCTGTGAATATAAAACTGCCTGAAAAAGATGTAAACCATAAAGTGAAAATTTTTGCTCATGGTCCTTTAAACGGAGAAATAAATAAAATATCAGATAATACTATTAATTTACAAGTAGAGGATGTACCAAAAGATACATTTATAGAGGGAAGGATACTTTTTCCAAGAGAATTTATATTTGCTTCGCAAAATATTGTAGATAAAGATGCTTACTCAAATATTATGAATGAAGAAGCACGGCTACAAGAGGAAATTGAAGAGAATAGAATTAAAAGGGAAGCAAGGGGAGCTCTATTTGCCAAAATTGCAGCTATAGTTTCGGCAATTGAAGTTGTTATATTTACTTTGCTAGCTATTAAGACTAGAAGATTAACTGATATTCAACAAGAAAGAAAATATTTAGATGTGCCTGAAGACTGTACTCCGGCTATAGCTACATATATTACAAGCAATACTATTAGTGGCAACACCATAATTGCTACAATACTTGATCTCTATAGAAAAGGTTATGTAAGGATAGAGGATGGAGACGAGTTTAAAAAGAAACAAGATGTGTTAAAGGACTTTACTATAACTAAGGTAAGGGAAGAAGACGATAAGCTAATGTCCCACGAAAGGTACTTTATAGGTTGGTTAATTAACGATATGGGAGATGGCCAAACTGTAACTACTAAGGATATAGAAAACTATAGCAAAACTAATGGATCAATTTTTACAAAACATTATTTGGAGTGGCAGAGGAGAATAAAGAAAGATGTAATTACAAAGGGATATTTTGATAATAGTACTAAAAAGTTTGGCCTGCCACTAGTGTTGCTTTTTCCCATATCTTTAATTATTAGTATAGTAACTTTAGTTTATGAATCTGCATTTGGGTTTGTATTACTGGGTACTTCAGTTTTAATTTTAATACAAGGCATCGTGTTGCTATCAAGAAAATCTGATTATGGATATGAACAATATAGAAAATGGCTGGAATTTAAAAAATATATGAAAAAGCTTAAAAAAGATGATTCAACAGATGATTTAGCTAAATATCCAAAAGATATTTCCTTAATATATGGTTTAGCATTAGGTATTGATAATGATATATTAAATAAGTTTAATATTGAAACAAACTACGGTGAAAGTACTTTTCCTTATGGATATGGATGGATGTATTGGTACTTTATTTTAAACAATGATAAAAGTAATGTATTTAATAAAAGTATTAATAATTCTTTCAGTAGCGTTACTCCCCCAGTAGGAGGCGGTGGAGGCTTCACTGGTGGCGGAGGAGGTGGTGCTGGCGGTGGAGGAGCAGGAGGTTTTTAA
- a CDS encoding 2-hydroxyacid dehydrogenase: MGKHKVYIAQKIPKKVEDYIANFCDYEKWEGEGPIPRSELLKKIHDKEGLLLAGISIDEELLHRAPKLKVVSNVSVGYNNFDLKAMKTRNIIGTNTPRVLDDSVADLIFALMLSTARRITELDRYMKDGRWKLQDNENLFGLDIHHATVGIIGMGRIGEAVAKRAKFGFDMEVLYYNRNRKYEIEESLGAKYCDFEELLKQSDFIVLMTPLNNDTYHLIGSKEFDLMKRKAIFINASRGQTVDEKALIEALENKKIFGAGLDVYDKEPIEPNNPLLKMSNVVTVPHIGSATEKTRSEMAMLAATNLVRALSGEKAPNVVPELDE; the protein is encoded by the coding sequence TTGGGCAAACACAAAGTATATATTGCACAAAAAATTCCGAAGAAAGTCGAAGACTATATTGCTAATTTTTGTGATTATGAGAAGTGGGAAGGAGAAGGCCCCATTCCTAGAAGTGAATTACTAAAAAAAATTCATGATAAAGAAGGTTTGCTTTTAGCTGGAATTAGTATTGATGAAGAACTATTACATCGTGCTCCAAAACTAAAGGTTGTTAGTAATGTTTCAGTTGGATACAATAATTTCGATTTAAAAGCAATGAAGACAAGAAATATTATAGGAACCAATACACCAAGAGTATTAGATGATTCTGTTGCAGATTTAATATTCGCTCTTATGTTATCTACTGCTAGGAGAATTACAGAACTAGATAGATATATGAAGGATGGCAGATGGAAACTACAGGATAATGAGAATCTTTTTGGTCTAGATATTCACCATGCCACTGTTGGTATAATCGGCATGGGAAGAATAGGTGAGGCTGTAGCAAAAAGGGCAAAATTTGGTTTTGATATGGAAGTACTTTATTACAATAGAAATAGAAAGTATGAAATAGAAGAATCTTTAGGCGCAAAATATTGTGACTTTGAAGAACTTTTAAAGCAGAGTGACTTTATTGTATTAATGACTCCACTTAATAATGATACATATCATCTTATAGGCTCTAAAGAATTTGATTTAATGAAAAGAAAAGCAATTTTTATTAATGCTTCTAGAGGACAAACAGTAGATGAAAAAGCGTTAATTGAAGCCCTTGAAAATAAAAAAATATTTGGCGCAGGGTTAGATGTTTATGATAAAGAACCGATTGAGCCAAATAATCCTCTTCTTAAAATGTCGAATGTAGTTACAGTACCTCATATAGGATCAGCCACTGAGAAAACACGTTCTGAGATGGCTATGTTAGCTGCTACTAACCTTGTTAGAGCTTTATCTGGAGAAAAGGCGCCTAATGTTGTACCAGAACTAGATGAATAA
- the pduL gene encoding phosphate propanoyltransferase — protein sequence MLPAALSNRHIHLSQVDIEALFGKNYDLTKFKDLSQPGQYAAEEKVDLVGPKGTIKGVRVLGPARGKTQVEISLADGFVLGVKPPIRDSGDVAGSPGVKIVGPNGEVEMQEGVIAAARHIHMHTSDAEAFGVVDKQRVKVRTTGERAVIFENVLVRAHETYALEMHIDVDEGNAAALKNGEMVELIID from the coding sequence ATGTTGCCAGCTGCACTATCAAACAGACATATTCATCTAAGTCAGGTGGATATTGAAGCACTATTTGGAAAAAACTATGATCTAACTAAGTTTAAGGATTTATCGCAACCAGGACAGTATGCTGCGGAAGAGAAGGTAGATTTAGTAGGTCCTAAAGGAACAATTAAAGGTGTAAGAGTACTAGGACCAGCTAGAGGAAAAACACAGGTTGAAATATCATTAGCAGATGGCTTTGTTTTAGGAGTTAAGCCTCCAATAAGAGATTCTGGAGATGTTGCAGGTAGTCCAGGAGTTAAAATAGTAGGACCAAATGGTGAAGTAGAAATGCAAGAAGGGGTAATTGCTGCAGCAAGACATATACATATGCATACTAGCGATGCAGAGGCTTTTGGTGTAGTAGATAAGCAAAGAGTAAAAGTTAGAACAACTGGAGAAAGAGCCGTTATATTTGAAAATGTATTAGTAAGGGCTCATGAAACATATGCGCTGGAAATGCATATCGACGTAGATGAAGGAAATGCAGCTGCTCTTAAAAATGGCGAGATGGTAGAGTTGATTATAGATTAA
- the ychF gene encoding redox-regulated ATPase YchF produces the protein MKLGIVGLPNVGKSTLFNAITQAGAESANYPFCTIEPNVGVVSVPDYRLNILRDMHKSERVLPAAIEFYDIAGLVRGASKGEGLGNKFLSHIREVASIVHVVRCFEDSNITHVDGNVDPLRDIETINLELIFSDLEVVEKRIQKTEKLLKSDKNLAAELELLKKVAVALEEGISARALEYDENETEILKTFNLLSTKPIIYVANVSENEVAEDGVNNPYVQKLREFAKGEEAEVVVICAKIEAEIAELDEDEKQMFLEELGLKQSGLDRLVQASYSLLGLISYLTAGPKEVRAWTIKKGTKAPGAAGKIHTDFERGFIRAEVVAFKDLVEHGSHTAAKEKGLVRLEGKEYVVQDGDVILFRFNV, from the coding sequence ATGAAACTAGGCATTGTTGGTTTGCCTAATGTTGGGAAAAGTACATTATTTAATGCAATTACACAGGCAGGAGCAGAATCTGCTAACTATCCGTTTTGTACTATAGAACCCAACGTAGGAGTTGTATCAGTACCTGATTATAGATTAAATATTCTTAGAGATATGCATAAATCTGAAAGAGTACTGCCGGCTGCAATTGAATTTTATGATATTGCAGGTCTTGTAAGAGGTGCTAGTAAAGGAGAAGGTCTAGGAAATAAGTTTCTATCTCATATCCGGGAAGTAGCTTCAATTGTTCACGTAGTTAGATGCTTTGAAGATTCAAATATTACTCATGTTGATGGAAACGTTGATCCTTTAAGAGATATAGAGACAATAAATCTTGAACTTATTTTTTCAGATTTAGAAGTAGTTGAAAAGAGAATTCAAAAAACTGAAAAGCTACTAAAAAGCGATAAAAATTTAGCAGCAGAGCTTGAACTTCTAAAAAAGGTTGCAGTAGCTCTGGAAGAGGGGATCTCTGCTAGAGCTCTCGAGTATGATGAGAATGAAACTGAAATACTTAAAACATTTAACCTACTATCTACAAAACCTATTATATACGTAGCGAATGTTTCTGAAAATGAAGTTGCAGAGGACGGAGTAAATAATCCATATGTACAAAAACTAAGAGAGTTTGCTAAAGGCGAAGAAGCAGAAGTAGTTGTTATTTGTGCTAAAATAGAAGCAGAAATAGCAGAGCTAGATGAAGATGAAAAACAAATGTTTTTAGAAGAGTTAGGATTAAAGCAATCAGGTTTAGATCGTCTAGTACAAGCATCTTACTCACTTTTAGGTCTTATTAGCTACTTAACAGCAGGCCCAAAGGAAGTAAGAGCTTGGACTATTAAAAAAGGAACTAAGGCACCTGGAGCGGCAGGTAAAATTCATACAGATTTCGAGAGAGGATTTATTCGTGCTGAAGTAGTAGCTTTTAAAGATTTAGTAGAACACGGTAGCCATACAGCAGCTAAAGAAAAGGGGCTTGTACGTCTTGAAGGCAAAGAATATGTAGTACAGGATGGAGACGTTATTTTATTTAGATTTAATGTGTAA